One window of Halorhodospira halophila genomic DNA carries:
- a CDS encoding response regulator: protein MAKILAVDDSASMRQMVTYTLKQQGYEVTEAVDGTDALTKAKAGGFDLVITDVNMPKMDGITLVRELRGLPTFKFTPILLLTTESAPEKKQEGKAAGATGWLVKPFDPDQLVNTIKKVVR, encoded by the coding sequence ATGGCGAAGATCCTGGCGGTCGATGATTCCGCCTCCATGCGGCAGATGGTGACCTACACCCTCAAGCAGCAGGGCTACGAGGTCACCGAAGCGGTGGACGGCACGGACGCATTGACCAAGGCCAAGGCGGGCGGCTTCGACCTGGTGATCACGGACGTGAACATGCCGAAGATGGACGGCATCACACTGGTCCGTGAACTCCGCGGGCTGCCTACCTTCAAGTTTACGCCGATCCTGCTGCTGACCACCGAGTCGGCACCGGAAAAGAAGCAGGAGGGCAAAGCGGCCGGAGCCACCGGCTGGCTGGTCAAGCCCTTCGATCCGGACCAGCTGGTGAACACGATCAAGAAGGTGGTGCGCTGA
- a CDS encoding STAS domain-containing protein, translating into MAAHQHIDLGEQLDITVAATLKETLADALSSGQPVALDGARLQQVDAAGVQLLAAFARAAASRAGWSWQGGGAPAPVTEAAADLGLTDELGPGGAAR; encoded by the coding sequence ATGGCGGCCCACCAGCACATCGATCTGGGCGAACAGCTCGATATCACCGTGGCGGCGACCCTCAAAGAGACCCTGGCCGACGCGCTGTCCTCCGGGCAGCCCGTGGCACTGGATGGTGCACGGCTGCAGCAGGTTGACGCCGCCGGCGTCCAGCTGCTCGCTGCCTTCGCACGGGCGGCGGCGAGCCGCGCCGGCTGGTCGTGGCAGGGCGGGGGGGCGCCGGCCCCGGTCACCGAGGCTGCCGCCGATCTCGGCCTGACCGATGAACTCGGGCCCGGCGGCGCAGCCCGCTAA
- a CDS encoding Hpt domain-containing protein: MSDHPVIDLEELLDNLGRDEQLADMLLERMQEDLPSRLAALREALEQGDPQAVHAISHPVKGALASVRAVEARECARRLDDAARTGDLQTAWGCLPELERAAERLEAAIDARRARTS; the protein is encoded by the coding sequence ATGTCCGATCACCCCGTCATCGACCTGGAAGAGTTGCTCGACAATCTCGGTCGCGATGAGCAGCTGGCGGACATGCTGCTCGAGCGCATGCAGGAAGACCTTCCGTCTCGCCTGGCGGCCCTGCGCGAAGCCCTGGAGCAGGGTGATCCGCAGGCGGTCCACGCGATCTCTCACCCCGTCAAGGGGGCTCTGGCCAGTGTGCGCGCCGTCGAGGCACGGGAGTGCGCCCGTCGCCTCGACGATGCTGCCCGCACCGGCGATCTGCAAACGGCCTGGGGCTGTCTGCCCGAACTCGAGCGGGCCGCCGAGCGGCTCGAGGCCGCCATCGACGCGCGGCGCGCGCGCACCTCCTGA
- a CDS encoding Slp family lipoprotein — MALSLGRSPARAARWLLLAAVAGVALFGCATGAPFERNDDLMADLTAREAAAAGEAVIGSQVLWAGRILQVEHLEETTRLEVVGYPLDRAQRPRTAASPEGRFLVDYPGFLESADYRPGRLITVRGAVDALRTGRVGEQALTYPVVATEDVHLWPPATATRSQPQVRFGVGVMFSR; from the coding sequence GTGGCGCTGTCCCTGGGACGGTCCCCTGCCCGCGCGGCGCGCTGGCTCCTGCTGGCGGCGGTGGCAGGCGTAGCCCTTTTTGGCTGCGCCACCGGGGCGCCCTTCGAGCGTAATGATGACCTGATGGCCGATCTGACCGCGCGCGAGGCCGCTGCCGCCGGCGAGGCAGTCATCGGTAGCCAGGTCCTCTGGGCAGGGCGTATCCTCCAGGTGGAACACTTGGAAGAGACGACCCGGCTCGAGGTGGTGGGGTACCCGCTGGATCGCGCCCAGCGACCCCGCACGGCGGCCTCGCCCGAGGGGCGTTTCCTAGTGGATTACCCGGGCTTCCTGGAGAGCGCCGACTACCGCCCCGGGCGGTTGATCACGGTGCGCGGTGCGGTGGATGCCCTACGCACCGGACGGGTGGGTGAGCAGGCGTTGACCTATCCGGTGGTCGCCACCGAGGACGTCCACCTCTGGCCACCGGCGACGGCCACCAGGAGCCAGCCGCAGGTTCGCTTTGGTGTGGGAGTGATGTTCTCGCGATGA
- a CDS encoding isochorismatase family protein, with the protein MTDTLIDPARSALLLIDLQERLLPAIDGGEQVVAAADWLAGVAHELGQPVHATEQYPERLGPTVAALARSVPASRRHTKMHFAWTRDPEAAGIRLPEQVVIAGTEAHVCVLQTALGLQKSGHQVFAVAEAVGSRRPADRELALARMRQAGVVVAGAEMVAFEWLQCAGTEAFRRLLPRLREGWQPAARS; encoded by the coding sequence ATGACGGATACGCTGATCGACCCGGCGCGCAGCGCTCTGTTGCTGATCGATCTCCAGGAGCGTTTGCTGCCGGCCATCGATGGCGGCGAGCAGGTGGTCGCCGCCGCGGACTGGCTGGCGGGGGTCGCCCACGAGCTCGGCCAGCCCGTCCACGCGACCGAGCAGTATCCGGAACGCCTCGGCCCGACCGTTGCGGCGCTCGCCCGCTCGGTGCCGGCGTCCCGGCGTCATACCAAGATGCACTTCGCCTGGACCCGCGACCCCGAAGCCGCCGGTATCCGCCTGCCGGAGCAGGTGGTCATCGCCGGCACGGAGGCCCACGTCTGCGTCCTGCAGACGGCACTGGGTTTGCAAAAATCCGGTCACCAGGTCTTCGCCGTCGCCGAGGCGGTCGGCTCGCGCCGGCCCGCGGATCGCGAGCTCGCCCTGGCCCGCATGCGCCAGGCCGGTGTGGTGGTGGCGGGGGCTGAGATGGTGGCCTTCGAGTGGCTGCAATGCGCCGGCACCGAGGCATTCCGGCGGCTGTTACCGCGGCTGCGCGAAGGCTGGCAGCCCGCCGCCCGATCTTGA